The following DNA comes from Gloeomargarita sp. SKYB120.
CCATGCCGACCGGATACCCCTGCGTGACCCGGCAGACCCGTACCAATGGCGGGCGGCACTCGAACAGGTACTCCAAACGATTCCCCCAGCTTTGAAACCCCGCATCGACCACATCGCCATTGCTGGGACGTCGGGGACGGTACTGCTTGTTGATGATCGAGGGGAACCTGTCGCGCCTGTTTTGCTCTACAATGATGCCCGCGCTGTCGTTTGCCTAGAAGAACTGCAACGTTATGTTCCAGCGCCCCACCTGGTTTTGAGCGCGACGTCCAGTCTAGCCAAGGTGTTTTGGTACGCTCGCCAGGGGCTAGAATTGCGGGGCCTATACCTGCTGCACCAGGCGGACTGGTTGGGGTTCTGGTTGCACGGGCAATTAGGGGTGAGCGATGCACACAACGCGCTGAAACTGGGCTACGACCCCGGCGCCCGGCGCTACCCGGATTGGTTTGCCGATTTGCCCGTGCCGGTGCGTTTCCCCCAGGTCTTGATTCCGGGCGCGGTGGTGGGTGCGCTTCGCCCAGAGGTGGCTCCACGGTTTGGGTTACCCCCTGCGTGTTCCGTACATGCGGGTACGACCGACAGCATCGCGGCATTTATTGCCAGTGGTGCGAACCAAGTCGGTGACGGGGTAACGTCCCTCGGCTCCACCCTAGCGCTGAAATTGCTGAGCGACCGGCGCATTGATGACCCAACAACGGGCGTCTATAGCCATCGCTTGGGCGATCTATGGCTGGTGGGGGGCGCGTCAAACACAGGCGGCGCGGTGTTGAG
Coding sequences within:
- a CDS encoding FGGY-family carbohydrate kinase, whose amino-acid sequence is MVEQGCGTLSLGIDCGTSALKAMVIDAQGQIHHADRIPLRDPADPYQWRAALEQVLQTIPPALKPRIDHIAIAGTSGTVLLVDDRGEPVAPVLLYNDARAVVCLEELQRYVPAPHLVLSATSSLAKVFWYARQGLELRGLYLLHQADWLGFWLHGQLGVSDAHNALKLGYDPGARRYPDWFADLPVPVRFPQVLIPGAVVGALRPEVAPRFGLPPACSVHAGTTDSIAAFIASGANQVGDGVTSLGSTLALKLLSDRRIDDPTTGVYSHRLGDLWLVGGASNTGGAVLSHFFSAQELEDLSARINPLVPLDLGYYPLLKPGERFPICDPHLAPRLDPRPDDPVQFLQALLTAMARIEAEGYRLLQTLGGPALQRVFTSGGGSRNPTWQAIRQQLLGVPVLVAQQQEAAWGTARLAQGLPDRLNAEINC